From the Elusimicrobia bacterium HGW-Elusimicrobia-1 genome, one window contains:
- a CDS encoding acyltransferase — MIKSLAGIGAKTYRLVSRVLRRAYWSARLRKLGDDAVFYKGVIIHAPENVTVGEGARIGDYVVVWGGGGVDIGNNVLIAAHAVITSQSHDARSDMRATTAVARKISLGDNVWIGAGAVVLPGVSIGDNAVVAAGAVVTKDVAASDTVAGVPARSIKK; from the coding sequence ATGATAAAGTCCCTCGCCGGAATAGGCGCAAAGACGTATCGTTTGGTTTCCCGTGTGCTTAGGCGGGCATACTGGTCTGCCCGGCTCAGGAAGCTTGGCGACGACGCCGTTTTTTACAAGGGCGTGATCATACACGCGCCCGAAAATGTAACCGTGGGGGAAGGCGCGCGCATAGGGGATTATGTGGTTGTATGGGGAGGCGGGGGGGTGGACATAGGCAATAACGTGCTTATAGCCGCGCACGCCGTTATTACGTCGCAGAGCCACGATGCCCGCTCCGACATGCGTGCCACCACCGCAGTAGCCCGCAAAATTTCTCTGGGCGACAACGTATGGATAGGCGCCGGCGCCGTAGTTCTGCCGGGCGTCTCCATAGGCGACAATGCCGTTGTGGCGGCCGGCGCCGTCGTAACCAAAGATGTTGCCGCTTCCGATACGGTGGCGGGCGTGCCCGCGAGGTCTATAAAAAAATGA
- a CDS encoding methyltransferase, with the protein MNKQEDIRINVGCGGRPLAGYVNLDMDTVDELRQRYPDNSFPDDLKIFQYDIFNLPYPDGTVAEIRADSLVEHLSFTEEPLFFEEVKRALRPGGLFIFSTPDFEDTVKKWLAAKDEWKDFFRSDPEAVAKQHWFGQYSYSTASRWGYLTASIFGSQSSTGQGHKNCYTIPKIKAILARMGFEEEEISTYRWKGDRELMILAKARKK; encoded by the coding sequence ATGAACAAACAAGAAGACATAAGAATAAATGTTGGCTGCGGCGGACGGCCCCTCGCCGGTTACGTAAATCTCGATATGGATACCGTGGATGAACTCAGACAACGCTATCCGGACAACTCATTTCCCGACGACCTCAAAATTTTTCAGTACGATATATTCAACCTGCCCTATCCTGATGGAACGGTCGCGGAGATAAGGGCGGATTCTCTCGTGGAACACTTATCTTTTACCGAGGAGCCCCTGTTTTTCGAAGAAGTAAAGAGAGCGCTGCGCCCCGGCGGACTTTTTATTTTTTCAACCCCCGACTTCGAGGATACGGTAAAAAAATGGCTGGCCGCAAAAGATGAGTGGAAAGATTTTTTCCGCTCGGATCCGGAAGCCGTGGCCAAACAGCACTGGTTCGGGCAGTACTCCTACTCCACCGCAAGCAGATGGGGTTATCTGACGGCAAGCATTTTCGGTTCGCAGAGTTCGACGGGACAAGGTCATAAAAATTGCTACACGATACCAAAAATTAAGGCCATTCTCGCCCGCATGGGTTTTGAAGAGGAAGAAATATCAACATACAGATGGAAAGGCGACCGTGAACTTATGATACTCGCAAAAGCGAGAAAAAAGTGA
- a CDS encoding erythromycin biosynthesis sensory transduction protein eryC1 — MILCANPLAQYLVRKKEIDDAVARVLQSGYYILGPETKAFEREFAGYTGVRHGIGAGSGTEALHLAIASCGVGTGDEVITTAHTAVATVSAIVSAGAVPVFADIEPDFYTIDPAKIESLITSKTKAIVPVHIYGQPADMDAIMAIARKRGLKVIEDCAQAHGSGYKDRKAGSFGDAACFSFYPTKNLGAAGDGGMVLTNDPAIAEKAGLMREYGWKERYVSFMHGWNSRLDEIQAAVLRVKLKYLDADNALRRKAAAVYDRELSSLPVTLPRERPGSYHVFHLYVVRTPKRNMLMESLKKIGIMPLIHYPVPVHLQPAYKQSAPLPATETAAGEILSLPMYPEITDAQITAVCGAVKKFFNGEL, encoded by the coding sequence ATGATACTCTGCGCCAACCCACTCGCGCAGTATTTAGTCCGCAAAAAAGAAATAGACGATGCCGTGGCGCGCGTGCTTCAGAGCGGCTACTACATCCTGGGACCTGAAACCAAGGCATTTGAGCGGGAATTTGCCGGCTACACAGGAGTCCGGCACGGGATAGGCGCGGGCTCCGGCACCGAGGCGCTCCACCTGGCGATTGCTTCCTGCGGTGTGGGTACGGGAGACGAAGTTATAACCACGGCGCATACGGCGGTAGCGACGGTGTCCGCAATTGTATCGGCCGGAGCCGTTCCGGTTTTCGCCGACATAGAGCCGGATTTTTATACCATTGATCCGGCAAAAATAGAAAGTTTGATTACATCCAAAACGAAAGCCATCGTGCCGGTTCACATCTACGGCCAGCCGGCGGATATGGACGCTATTATGGCGATTGCCCGCAAGCGCGGGCTGAAAGTTATAGAGGATTGCGCCCAGGCGCACGGCTCAGGGTATAAGGACAGGAAAGCCGGTTCATTCGGCGATGCGGCGTGCTTCAGCTTTTACCCCACAAAAAATCTCGGCGCCGCAGGCGACGGCGGGATGGTGCTTACAAACGACCCCGCCATCGCCGAAAAAGCCGGATTGATGAGGGAGTACGGTTGGAAAGAAAGATATGTAAGTTTTATGCACGGCTGGAACTCGCGCCTGGACGAAATACAAGCGGCGGTTCTGAGAGTCAAGCTTAAATATCTCGACGCGGACAATGCCCTGCGCCGGAAGGCGGCCGCCGTATATGACAGGGAGTTGTCATCCCTGCCGGTTACCCTGCCGCGCGAACGTCCCGGTTCTTATCATGTGTTTCATTTGTACGTAGTGCGTACGCCAAAACGCAATATGCTGATGGAATCCCTGAAAAAAATCGGCATAATGCCGCTGATTCATTATCCGGTACCCGTGCATCTTCAGCCGGCATATAAACAATCCGCGCCACTGCCCGCGACGGAAACGGCGGCGGGAGAAATATTGTCTCTTCCCATGTATCCGGAAATAACCGACGCGCAGATAACCGCTGTTTGCGGCGCCGTCAAGAAATTTTTCAACGGCGAATTGTGA
- a CDS encoding acyl carrier protein: MRGKIIGLIYNAVAEMNRELPDDQKLPLKEDTPLAGGSLDSLGFVDMIVRVEQAIHKEFGKAVTLAGDDIMTRQDGPFSNIGSLADHIDSILSGRQN, encoded by the coding sequence GTGAGGGGAAAAATAATCGGGTTGATATATAATGCCGTTGCAGAGATGAATCGCGAACTTCCGGATGACCAAAAGCTCCCTCTTAAAGAAGATACGCCTCTGGCCGGGGGCTCGCTGGATTCTCTTGGTTTCGTGGACATGATAGTACGCGTGGAACAGGCAATACATAAGGAATTCGGCAAGGCCGTAACGCTCGCCGGAGACGATATTATGACACGCCAAGACGGACCGTTCTCCAATATCGGATCTCTGGCGGATCACATAGACAGTATCCTGTCCGGAAGGCAAAACTGA
- a CDS encoding myo-inositol 2-dehydrogenase, with protein MKTDNSKIWLVGAGPMAVEYAKVLTAMKTGFTVIGRSQKSAGEFAAKTGIEAVTGGVERFASGGRETIPATAIVCVSAEGLASAAKTLISSGVKRILVEKPAALSRVEVRDLLDTASRHTAEVFVAYNRRFYSSVMAAENIVREDGGATSFHFEFTELSHIVEKVAKADEVKKKWFLANSTHVVDLAFYLGGKPSEISCYTSQELTWHPSAAVFAGGGVSETGALFSYHADWTSPGRWGVEIMTKNRRIILKPLEELHVQKKGSFTAEKIEIADHLDKTYKPGLFKQCEEFMSGPVIRLKNLGEQAADMDIYFKMSNYRE; from the coding sequence ATGAAAACCGACAACTCGAAAATATGGCTTGTCGGCGCAGGCCCGATGGCTGTAGAGTATGCGAAAGTTCTCACCGCCATGAAAACCGGTTTTACAGTTATAGGCAGATCACAAAAATCGGCCGGTGAGTTTGCCGCCAAAACCGGCATAGAGGCCGTGACGGGAGGCGTCGAACGCTTCGCGTCGGGCGGCAGAGAAACCATCCCCGCAACGGCGATAGTATGCGTATCCGCCGAGGGTCTTGCATCAGCCGCAAAAACGCTTATTTCCTCCGGCGTAAAAAGAATTCTGGTTGAGAAACCCGCCGCGCTTAGCCGTGTCGAAGTCCGCGACTTGCTGGATACCGCGTCCCGCCATACGGCCGAAGTGTTCGTGGCGTACAACCGTCGCTTTTATTCTTCCGTCATGGCGGCTGAAAATATCGTGCGGGAAGACGGCGGCGCGACGTCGTTTCATTTTGAGTTCACCGAGTTAAGCCATATAGTCGAAAAAGTCGCCAAAGCCGACGAGGTCAAGAAAAAGTGGTTTCTGGCCAATTCCACCCACGTGGTCGATCTGGCATTTTATCTGGGCGGGAAACCGTCGGAGATTTCCTGTTACACTTCGCAGGAGCTGACTTGGCATCCGTCGGCCGCGGTCTTTGCGGGCGGCGGCGTCAGCGAAACCGGCGCGCTTTTTTCCTATCACGCAGATTGGACGTCGCCCGGCAGATGGGGCGTGGAAATTATGACTAAAAACCGTCGGATTATATTAAAACCACTGGAAGAGCTCCACGTCCAGAAAAAAGGGAGTTTTACCGCGGAAAAAATCGAGATCGCCGACCATCTTGATAAAACTTATAAGCCGGGATTGTTCAAACAGTGCGAAGAATTTATGTCGGGGCCGGTCATCCGGCTAAAAAACCTGGGCGAACAGGCCGCCGACATGGACATTTACTTTAAAATGTCGAATTATAGAGAATAA
- a CDS encoding polysaccharide deacetylase family protein, with the protein MTGPANILTFDIEGFIEASHDSFDVPERYISAESERKEIEVNTTAILELLRRHNQKATFFILGRIAGDMPSLVRKIAGEGHEVACHGLIHRRIHKFDKIACRRMISDAKNMLEDVSGRQVVGFRAPDFSITKTNLWAFDILRESGFLYDSSVYPIDFHDVYGVGGFTRAPFRMQNGLVEIPMSTAHILGKNIPFGGGGYLRLYPFALTKFLFSRLNTEGLPGVVYLHPFEMGDVVTRIREISNIRKFRTYYGISSVKKKLSNLLRNFSFTTAEDYLKMRSLE; encoded by the coding sequence ATGACCGGGCCGGCGAATATTCTTACTTTCGATATCGAGGGGTTCATCGAGGCGTCGCACGACTCCTTCGACGTGCCCGAGCGATATATTTCCGCGGAATCCGAAAGAAAGGAAATAGAGGTCAACACCACGGCTATACTGGAGTTGTTGCGGCGCCACAACCAGAAGGCGACTTTCTTCATTTTAGGACGAATAGCCGGAGATATGCCCTCACTGGTGCGAAAAATAGCCGGCGAAGGACACGAGGTGGCATGTCACGGTCTAATCCATCGCCGTATCCATAAGTTCGATAAAATTGCCTGCCGCCGAATGATAAGCGACGCCAAAAATATGCTCGAAGATGTTTCCGGACGGCAAGTAGTAGGATTCCGTGCGCCCGACTTCTCTATAACAAAAACCAATCTATGGGCTTTTGACATACTCCGCGAGTCGGGTTTTTTATACGACTCCAGCGTTTACCCGATAGATTTCCACGATGTCTACGGCGTCGGCGGATTCACAAGGGCGCCGTTCCGAATGCAGAACGGCCTCGTTGAGATTCCAATGTCAACCGCGCACATCCTCGGCAAAAATATTCCCTTCGGCGGAGGCGGTTATTTGCGCCTTTACCCGTTTGCGCTGACCAAATTCCTGTTCTCCCGACTGAACACCGAAGGACTGCCGGGAGTGGTGTATCTTCATCCGTTTGAAATGGGCGATGTCGTGACTCGCATAAGAGAAATATCAAATATAAGAAAATTCAGAACTTACTACGGAATATCCTCGGTAAAGAAAAAACTTTCGAATCTGTTGCGCAATTTCTCTTTCACCACCGCGGAAGATTACCTTAAAATGCGTTCGCTCGAATGA
- a CDS encoding acetyltransferase, with translation MGWGVRVSSATRFEDHSYINHGCDITDSFIGRGTFIAPRSRISGAKVGRFCSIGQNVRTCVGRHPSEKWVSTHPAFFSDKKQAGFTFTPASMFDEHLYVDDKKLFVVEIGNDVWIGDDVIIFDGITIGDGAIVGAGAVVTKNIEPYAIVAGVPAKKLRDRYDNPADAEFLRAFRWWDKDTAWLKSNRDYFKDIKLFTDKFRSVETDNRHNI, from the coding sequence ATGGGTTGGGGCGTGCGCGTATCTTCCGCTACACGCTTCGAGGACCATTCGTACATTAATCACGGGTGCGATATCACGGATTCTTTCATCGGGCGTGGAACTTTTATCGCTCCGCGTTCAAGAATAAGCGGAGCCAAGGTGGGAAGATTCTGCTCAATAGGCCAAAATGTGCGCACTTGCGTAGGCAGGCACCCTTCGGAAAAATGGGTAAGCACCCACCCCGCATTTTTTTCCGATAAGAAACAGGCCGGTTTTACTTTCACACCGGCGAGCATGTTTGACGAGCATCTGTATGTAGATGATAAAAAACTATTCGTGGTCGAAATAGGCAATGACGTATGGATCGGAGACGATGTCATTATCTTCGACGGAATAACCATAGGCGACGGCGCGATAGTGGGAGCGGGGGCCGTGGTGACCAAAAACATTGAACCTTACGCCATAGTCGCGGGAGTGCCCGCCAAAAAGTTAAGAGACAGATACGATAACCCCGCGGACGCGGAATTTCTGCGCGCCTTCAGATGGTGGGACAAAGATACGGCATGGCTGAAATCCAATAGGGATTATTTCAAAGACATAAAACTTTTTACCGACAAATTCCGCAGCGTTGAAACCGATAATCGCCATAATATATGA
- a CDS encoding nucleoside-diphosphate sugar epimerase: MKLLVTGALGHIGSRLIRSASDKGIEEIIIIDNLSTQRYCSLFDLPRGVKYNFIEDDIRSPGINEHFKGVDVVIHLAAITDAASSHDKRDEVFSVNLEGTKNVAEACARNGCKLIFPSTTSVYGTQEEIVDEECPEETLKPQSPYAESKIKAEKLLCGLGESSGLDFLIFRLGTIFGVSPGMRFHTAVNKFCWQASVGQNITVWRTAMGQKRPYLDIADAIDAFYFVIKNNIFDRRIYNAVTLNASVREITGAIAEHIPSLKIELVDCAIMNQLSYNVSNKRFTGKGFNFRGDIKKGIAETLRLLSAVACK, encoded by the coding sequence ATGAAACTACTTGTCACAGGAGCTCTCGGACACATCGGCTCGCGTCTGATTCGGTCGGCATCGGATAAAGGTATAGAAGAAATCATCATAATCGACAATCTGTCCACGCAGAGATATTGCTCTTTGTTCGATTTGCCACGGGGCGTAAAGTATAATTTCATCGAAGACGACATACGCTCCCCCGGCATCAACGAGCATTTTAAGGGTGTCGACGTGGTTATCCATCTGGCCGCCATAACCGACGCGGCATCTTCTCATGACAAAAGAGACGAGGTTTTTTCCGTAAACCTTGAGGGCACAAAAAATGTCGCCGAGGCCTGCGCGCGCAACGGATGCAAACTGATATTTCCTTCCACCACCAGCGTGTACGGCACGCAGGAAGAAATTGTCGACGAAGAATGCCCGGAAGAAACCCTAAAACCGCAAAGTCCGTACGCGGAAAGCAAAATAAAAGCCGAAAAACTTCTGTGCGGATTGGGCGAATCTTCCGGACTCGATTTTCTTATTTTCCGCCTGGGGACAATATTCGGGGTTTCTCCCGGCATGAGATTTCACACGGCGGTCAATAAATTCTGCTGGCAGGCCAGCGTCGGGCAGAACATAACGGTCTGGAGGACGGCGATGGGCCAGAAGCGGCCGTATCTGGACATAGCGGATGCGATCGACGCGTTTTATTTTGTCATCAAAAACAATATTTTCGACCGAAGAATTTACAATGCCGTTACCCTGAATGCTTCCGTAAGGGAAATTACCGGCGCAATAGCGGAGCATATTCCGTCGTTAAAAATAGAACTCGTGGACTGCGCTATAATGAACCAGCTCTCTTACAATGTTTCCAATAAGAGATTTACCGGCAAAGGATTTAATTTCCGCGGAGACATAAAAAAAGGCATAGCCGAAACCTTGCGGCTTTTGAGCGCGGTGGCTTGTAAATGA
- a CDS encoding oxidoreductase, translated as MSEPRVALVAGASRSIGRRIVERYLSSGETFRVAGCSRTPSDISNPGYKHFIADIADENSVKLMFADIHREYGRLDILINCAGLQSIGGALLTSDDTLRKILDVNVRGAFLLCREASKLMKINRYGRIVNFSSAAVPLCSAGSAVYGASKAAVEQFTKVLAKEIYGYGITANVLRLSIVAESGMAANISPAATEETLKKTVTGKLINFTDICEAVDFMISEKSGQLTAQTIGLGGI; from the coding sequence ATGTCCGAACCCCGTGTGGCGCTCGTGGCCGGTGCGTCAAGAAGCATAGGCAGAAGGATTGTGGAGCGCTATCTCAGTTCAGGGGAAACATTCCGCGTGGCCGGTTGCAGTCGCACACCATCGGATATATCCAATCCCGGATATAAACATTTTATTGCTGATATCGCCGACGAAAACTCCGTTAAACTGATGTTCGCCGACATCCACAGGGAATACGGCCGGTTGGACATTCTGATAAACTGCGCCGGACTCCAGTCCATAGGCGGCGCTCTGCTGACTTCGGATGACACCCTGCGAAAAATTCTTGACGTTAATGTCAGGGGCGCCTTTCTTCTGTGCCGCGAGGCGTCAAAACTCATGAAGATAAACCGTTATGGCAGAATAGTAAACTTCTCAAGCGCCGCCGTACCTCTTTGCAGTGCAGGCAGCGCCGTTTACGGAGCATCCAAGGCGGCGGTCGAACAATTTACAAAAGTGCTGGCCAAAGAAATTTACGGATACGGCATAACGGCAAACGTTCTGAGACTTTCCATCGTCGCAGAATCCGGAATGGCCGCTAACATAAGCCCGGCGGCAACCGAAGAAACTCTGAAAAAAACCGTCACCGGTAAATTGATAAACTTCACCGATATATGCGAAGCCGTGGACTTTATGATTTCAGAAAAAAGCGGACAACTCACCGCTCAAACCATAGGTCTGGGCGGAATATAA
- a CDS encoding SAM-dependent methyltransferase — protein MKKCRSCETPIEPFMSFGKMPIANGFLTEEQFAAEYFFEMKVASCPKCGLFQLTEQPEREKMFNENYAFFSGTSKLMAVHFKEFADDIKKKYLGNDPFVVEIGSNDGIMLKNFAESKIRHLGIEPSANVADVARASGVNTVSEFFDKDLAEKIVAQYGRANAFLGANVMCHIPYIHSVVDGIKTLLAPDGVVAFEDPYLGDVIEKTTYDQIYDEHVFLYSVNSVKYLFESHGMEVIDALPQETHGGSMRYVIANKGKRPVSERVAAQLAKEKQLGLDRPETYLKFKENCERFRSELVRLLENVRSKDKSVVGYAATSKSTTIINYCGITAGQIEYICDTTPIKQGKFSPGAHIPVKPYETFKDKYPDYALLFGYNHAKEIMAKETKFSEAGGKWIVYVPDVRVL, from the coding sequence ATGAAGAAGTGCCGCTCCTGCGAAACCCCGATAGAACCGTTTATGTCTTTCGGCAAAATGCCGATAGCCAACGGATTCCTGACCGAAGAACAATTCGCCGCGGAATATTTTTTCGAGATGAAAGTGGCTTCGTGCCCCAAGTGCGGCCTTTTTCAGCTTACCGAACAGCCCGAAAGAGAAAAAATGTTCAACGAAAACTATGCCTTCTTCTCCGGAACGTCGAAACTAATGGCCGTTCATTTCAAAGAATTTGCCGACGACATAAAAAAGAAATATCTGGGAAATGACCCTTTCGTCGTCGAGATAGGGTCTAACGACGGGATAATGCTGAAAAACTTCGCCGAAAGCAAGATAAGACATCTTGGCATAGAACCCTCAGCAAATGTCGCCGACGTCGCCAGAGCAAGCGGAGTCAATACGGTCTCGGAATTTTTTGACAAGGACCTTGCCGAAAAAATAGTGGCTCAATACGGCCGGGCGAACGCGTTTTTAGGCGCCAACGTGATGTGCCACATACCCTACATACATTCCGTCGTCGACGGTATAAAAACGCTTCTTGCGCCCGACGGCGTGGTCGCCTTCGAGGATCCTTATCTCGGCGACGTAATAGAAAAAACCACCTACGACCAGATTTATGACGAGCATGTGTTTCTTTATTCGGTGAATTCGGTCAAATATCTTTTTGAATCGCACGGAATGGAAGTTATAGACGCCCTCCCGCAGGAAACCCACGGCGGTTCTATGAGATATGTCATCGCCAACAAGGGAAAGCGTCCGGTTTCAGAAAGAGTCGCCGCTCAACTCGCCAAAGAAAAACAACTCGGACTTGACAGGCCGGAAACATATTTGAAATTCAAAGAAAACTGCGAAAGATTCAGGAGCGAGCTTGTGCGGCTTCTGGAAAACGTGAGGTCAAAAGACAAAAGCGTAGTCGGTTATGCCGCCACATCCAAAAGCACAACTATCATCAACTACTGCGGCATTACCGCCGGGCAAATAGAATACATTTGCGACACCACGCCGATCAAACAGGGGAAATTCAGCCCGGGCGCGCATATACCCGTGAAACCCTATGAAACTTTCAAAGATAAATATCCGGACTACGCGCTTCTGTTCGGATACAACCACGCAAAGGAAATTATGGCCAAAGAAACCAAATTCAGCGAAGCGGGCGGCAAGTGGATAGTGTACGTTCCGGACGTCAGGGTGCTCTGA